A region from the Vicingaceae bacterium genome encodes:
- the lpxD gene encoding UDP-3-O-acylglucosamine N-acyltransferase, which produces MPLIKEILEKIEYTEFAGDAGVIINELIPLDENNMRQDVLFWCNEKNIDKLKELRAGTVILPLSAKDKIKIQPQVNYIFCHQPRLSFMHVLKEFFAPSKSTNTGSNNIIHPSVKMGKNVILGEYNVIEENCIIGDNVVIGHNNVIGWGTVIENNVVIGSNNTIGGDGFGYEKNKQGKYEKIPHIGNVVIRKNVEIGNNNCIDRAVLGSTVLGENVKVDNLVHIAHGVQIEENSLVIAHAMIGGSAQIGKNVWIAPGALIINKGKIEDNALIGMGAVVIKNVGKNQVVAGNPAKFLKNLDDDSGT; this is translated from the coding sequence ATGCCTCTTATTAAAGAAATATTGGAAAAAATAGAATACACGGAGTTTGCCGGAGATGCCGGGGTAATCATAAATGAATTGATTCCATTGGATGAAAACAACATGCGTCAAGATGTGTTGTTTTGGTGTAATGAAAAAAATATCGACAAGTTAAAAGAACTAAGAGCCGGAACGGTCATTCTTCCATTGAGTGCAAAAGATAAAATTAAAATTCAGCCACAAGTGAATTATATCTTTTGTCATCAGCCACGTTTATCATTCATGCACGTTCTTAAAGAATTTTTTGCCCCTTCAAAATCAACAAACACCGGATCAAACAATATCATACACCCAAGTGTAAAGATGGGGAAAAACGTTATCTTGGGAGAATATAATGTGATAGAAGAAAATTGTATCATAGGAGATAATGTAGTGATTGGACACAACAATGTGATCGGATGGGGTACGGTGATTGAAAACAATGTGGTGATAGGTTCTAACAATACCATAGGTGGGGACGGCTTTGGTTATGAAAAAAACAAACAAGGCAAGTATGAAAAAATTCCACATATCGGAAATGTGGTTATCCGTAAAAATGTTGAAATTGGTAACAACAATTGTATAGACCGTGCAGTGCTGGGTTCAACGGTTTTGGGGGAAAATGTAAAAGTGGATAATCTTGTACATATAGCCCATGGAGTGCAAATTGAAGAAAACAGTTTGGTCATCGCTCATGCCATGATAGGGGGAAGTGCCCAAATCGGAAAAAATGTGTGGATTGCACCCGGTGCACTCATAATCAATAAAGGAAAAATAGAGGATAATGCTTTGATAGGTATGGGGGCAGTAGTGATTAAGAATGTCGGGAAAAATCAAGTTGTTGCCGGTAATCCTGCCAAATTTTTGAAAAATTTAGATGATGATTCAGGAACATAA
- a CDS encoding glycosyl transferase family 1: MKILLITSEEFLPADRPLAGIFQKDQALALKNAGHDVVVCEGKVEFSLSGLIRKAFFGKNITAAYKKISVKKAWSLILQWILGKNEKINYGHRHGFDVISFSFIPFNNPDPGYSLKFYQKTGMKALLGYFNKNSMPDIVHAHNVYWAAALANEFSAQTRVPYLITEHSSIVAKQALHKSLEAPCKKYYEEAGAVVVVSKSLKDAVKKYAERAKIEVLPNVLPLEFEKMAKNIQDSPLVTKRSTIAFVNVAGLLPVKAHDRLLQAFAIVYHTNKNVSLTIIGDGPEKVKLHGIAKALKIEHAVEFKGSMTREEIAQILPEFDYFVFSSDVETFGVAALEALSLGLPVVSTPSGGPGFFINESNGIISEDFSPFSLAKAMQEAMTRQWDKKQISQKCIDQFGEKAFVQKIEKLYGSLINQNRK; the protein is encoded by the coding sequence ATGAAAATTCTTTTGATTACATCCGAAGAATTCTTACCCGCCGATAGGCCTTTGGCCGGGATTTTTCAAAAAGATCAGGCATTGGCTCTTAAAAATGCCGGACACGATGTGGTTGTTTGTGAAGGAAAGGTGGAGTTTTCATTGTCCGGTCTTATCAGAAAAGCATTTTTTGGCAAAAATATCACAGCCGCTTATAAAAAAATCTCGGTCAAAAAGGCCTGGTCATTGATATTGCAATGGATTTTGGGAAAAAATGAAAAAATAAATTACGGGCATAGACATGGATTTGATGTAATAAGTTTTTCTTTTATCCCCTTCAATAACCCGGACCCCGGATATTCGCTAAAATTTTACCAAAAAACCGGCATGAAGGCGCTGCTGGGATATTTTAACAAAAATTCCATGCCGGATATAGTGCATGCCCATAATGTGTATTGGGCTGCCGCTCTTGCCAATGAATTTTCTGCTCAAACCCGTGTGCCTTATTTGATTACGGAGCATTCAAGTATAGTTGCCAAACAAGCACTGCATAAATCATTAGAAGCACCTTGCAAAAAATATTATGAAGAGGCAGGTGCGGTGGTGGTTGTTTCGAAAAGCTTAAAAGATGCGGTCAAAAAATATGCAGAAAGAGCAAAAATAGAGGTGTTGCCCAATGTGTTGCCTTTGGAATTTGAAAAAATGGCCAAAAACATTCAAGACAGTCCTCTTGTAACGAAACGGTCAACTATTGCTTTTGTGAATGTAGCCGGTTTGCTGCCTGTCAAAGCCCATGACCGATTGTTGCAGGCATTTGCCATTGTCTACCATACAAATAAAAATGTCTCTTTGACCATCATTGGCGATGGTCCTGAAAAAGTGAAGCTACACGGCATAGCCAAAGCACTCAAAATAGAACATGCGGTAGAGTTCAAAGGCAGTATGACAAGGGAAGAGATAGCACAAATATTGCCGGAATTTGATTATTTTGTTTTTTCAAGTGATGTCGAAACCTTCGGAGTAGCAGCTCTTGAAGCATTGTCGTTAGGGTTGCCTGTAGTTTCCACCCCATCGGGAGGCCCCGGGTTTTTTATCAACGAAAGCAATGGCATTATATCTGAAGATTTTTCGCCATTCTCGTTGGCCAAAGCCATGCAGGAAGCCATGACCCGGCAATGGGACAAAAAACAAATCAGTCAAAAATGTATAGATCAATTTGGAGAAAAAGCATTTGTGCAAAAAATTGAAAAATTATACGGATCATTGATAAATCAAAACAGAAAATGA
- a CDS encoding type 11 methyltransferase — MKNFQKETYWNERFKKEYSLRGVGDISFDVNFNNILYQIRSFVFKLILKKLKLENKDIKILDIGSGTGFYVKHWLELGYKNVVSSDISDVAVENLKKNFSSIKVIKFDITEKKLPFDQSERFDVISVIDVLFHIVDENEYINAIQNISKLLKPGGYLIASENFLTRKVHFQTKHQAFRSKEKILKVFEDNLLFPVLSKPMFVILYDPINGNKWNFFIWHQIKRIYRFKMYFLLKYCLMPIEKLLIILKKNGPSTEFYVLKKNEKII, encoded by the coding sequence ATGAAAAATTTTCAAAAAGAAACATATTGGAATGAAAGATTTAAAAAAGAGTATTCATTAAGGGGGGTTGGAGATATTTCATTTGATGTAAATTTCAACAATATTTTGTATCAGATTAGATCATTTGTCTTTAAATTGATATTAAAAAAATTAAAATTAGAAAATAAGGATATTAAAATACTTGACATTGGATCAGGTACCGGTTTTTATGTCAAGCATTGGTTAGAACTGGGTTATAAAAATGTTGTTTCGTCAGATATCAGTGATGTTGCTGTAGAAAATTTAAAAAAAAATTTTTCATCTATAAAAGTTATTAAATTTGATATAACTGAAAAAAAATTACCATTTGATCAATCTGAAAGATTTGATGTAATTAGTGTAATAGATGTTTTATTTCATATTGTAGATGAAAATGAATACATAAATGCAATTCAAAATATTTCTAAGTTGTTGAAACCCGGAGGTTATTTAATTGCTTCTGAGAACTTTCTGACAAGAAAAGTTCATTTTCAAACTAAACATCAAGCTTTTAGGAGTAAAGAGAAAATTTTGAAAGTTTTTGAAGACAATTTATTGTTTCCTGTTTTGTCTAAACCAATGTTTGTGATTTTATATGACCCGATAAATGGAAATAAGTGGAATTTTTTTATATGGCATCAAATTAAAAGAATCTATCGTTTTAAAATGTATTTTTTATTAAAATATTGTTTAATGCCAATTGAGAAGCTTCTTATTATCTTGAAAAAGAATGGTCCGTCAACCGAATTTTATGTTTTAAAAAAAAATGAAAAAATTATATAA